The following coding sequences lie in one Acidobacteriota bacterium genomic window:
- a CDS encoding SGNH/GDSL hydrolase family protein, whose product MTSQSISTQSKHSGWARRLIAMIVLGIVMTVLVATVLFVVELILRDQFAQSLYREARRRPPHPFLQVLGGYSVPVNASGFRGDPITEEKPAGTFRIVALGGSTTLGVANDYQETYPFYLQQMLRERYPSVTIEVQNAGVAWYSTAHLLVNYELRVRPFEPDLVVVFEAINDLYRSFSPPWWANGPFKPDYSHFLGPYTRLLGPDVDAVSAAPRPLGSEWLLWRNLKRRFGNEPTPYDNHAANVARVTARLQARPVQTFRALPIFRRNYQRLVRNILADGHTVVVASQPFLFAPDLSPADKALLYYPQIFCAEDGFYPNLDSMAAGMRQFNAEARAVADAAHVPFLDFESAVPKTGEYFSDDVHLRASANRILARIVFDWIVAEKLINPQLPGSKPPDRR is encoded by the coding sequence ATGACAAGCCAGAGCATTTCGACGCAGAGCAAGCACAGCGGTTGGGCGCGACGGCTGATTGCCATGATCGTACTCGGCATCGTCATGACCGTGCTGGTCGCGACGGTTCTCTTCGTCGTCGAGTTGATCCTCCGGGATCAATTCGCGCAGAGCCTCTATCGTGAGGCGCGCCGGCGGCCGCCACATCCTTTCCTGCAGGTGTTGGGTGGCTACTCGGTACCTGTGAATGCCAGTGGGTTTCGTGGCGATCCCATCACGGAAGAGAAGCCAGCGGGAACGTTCCGCATCGTCGCACTTGGTGGATCGACGACGCTGGGCGTGGCCAACGACTACCAGGAGACCTACCCGTTCTACCTCCAGCAGATGCTGCGCGAGCGGTATCCGAGTGTGACGATTGAAGTCCAGAATGCGGGCGTTGCCTGGTATTCGACCGCACACCTTCTGGTGAACTACGAGTTGCGCGTTCGCCCCTTCGAGCCCGACCTTGTCGTCGTCTTCGAAGCCATCAACGACCTCTATCGAAGCTTCTCGCCGCCGTGGTGGGCGAATGGTCCGTTCAAGCCCGACTACTCACACTTCCTCGGACCGTATACACGCCTGCTCGGACCGGATGTCGACGCCGTCTCCGCGGCGCCCCGGCCGCTAGGCAGCGAGTGGCTGTTGTGGCGCAACCTCAAGCGCCGATTCGGCAACGAACCGACGCCGTACGACAATCACGCCGCAAACGTTGCCAGGGTGACCGCCCGTCTGCAGGCACGCCCGGTTCAAACGTTTCGGGCGCTGCCCATCTTTCGCCGCAACTATCAGCGCCTCGTGCGCAACATCCTTGCCGACGGCCACACCGTGGTGGTCGCCTCGCAGCCCTTCCTGTTCGCGCCCGACCTCTCACCCGCCGACAAGGCGCTCCTCTATTACCCGCAGATCTTCTGCGCCGAGGACGGCTTCTACCCGAACCTCGACTCGATGGCCGCCGGCATGCGCCAGTTCAACGCCGAGGCGCGGGCCGTGGCGGACGCGGCACACGTGCCCTTCCTCGATTTCGAGTCCGCGGTGCCCAAGACCGGCGAGTACTTTTCGGATGACGTCCACCTGCGGGCGTCGGCGAACCGGATCCTGGCGCGGATCGTGTTCGATTGGATCGTCGCTGAGAAGCTCATCAACCCGCAGTTGCCTGGCAGTAAGCCGCCAGACCGTCGGTGA